One window from the genome of Gimesia aquarii encodes:
- a CDS encoding DUF420 domain-containing protein — MNENQSIRRIPRILILMLWVLVAISAIATWKLKSQSDLALKKIESEKAAAAKSDPDKAPNGTNNNTDKVSKGPIWPEEGIEDFSLTERSGRKVTKKDLLGKPWVACFVFTRCAGPCPRVSGQFYQLQKDLKDTDFKLVTITVDPKNDTPEVLSRYAESVGADPEKWLFLTGDQKDIFHLIEKSFLMPVQENTGPARKPGFEVIHTTNVMLVDKDGRVLGKYNAVNDAEMAALRKAVREQVDSETKKKEKQEAKPKQATPPKAGMISLTPLLTHQISDRLSALFLSQTEPEAEEPTAAAAAVEENQVEAKQAPDWVLQLPTVNAVLNGLATILLILGYSFIRKGEKEKHKKTMLTAFGTSILFLVFYLLYHFALQSYTGNASRKFEGEGPIRPVYYFILITHVILAASVPLLAWITIRRGLKKQWEAHRRIAKITFPIWLYVSITGVIIYFMLYHLPGAA, encoded by the coding sequence ATGAATGAAAATCAATCAATTCGGCGCATACCTCGAATTTTAATTTTGATGCTTTGGGTACTGGTCGCCATCAGTGCGATTGCTACCTGGAAGCTGAAATCCCAAAGCGATCTGGCATTGAAAAAAATCGAATCAGAAAAAGCGGCGGCTGCAAAGTCAGATCCAGACAAAGCCCCAAACGGCACAAATAATAATACGGATAAAGTTTCGAAAGGTCCCATCTGGCCTGAAGAGGGAATCGAGGATTTTTCACTGACGGAGCGAAGCGGCCGCAAGGTGACAAAGAAAGACCTTTTGGGAAAGCCGTGGGTAGCCTGCTTTGTGTTTACGCGTTGTGCTGGTCCCTGCCCGCGTGTCTCCGGCCAGTTTTATCAGCTACAAAAGGACTTAAAAGATACAGACTTCAAACTGGTAACAATTACTGTTGACCCCAAAAACGATACACCTGAAGTATTATCCCGTTATGCGGAATCTGTGGGCGCTGATCCGGAAAAGTGGCTCTTTCTGACGGGAGATCAAAAAGACATTTTTCATCTGATCGAGAAAAGTTTTCTAATGCCCGTTCAGGAAAACACGGGGCCTGCCAGAAAACCCGGCTTTGAAGTGATCCACACCACAAACGTGATGCTGGTTGATAAAGACGGTCGCGTCTTAGGAAAATATAACGCAGTGAACGACGCTGAGATGGCTGCATTGAGAAAAGCCGTTCGTGAACAAGTTGATTCAGAAACTAAAAAAAAAGAAAAGCAGGAAGCTAAGCCAAAACAAGCCACTCCTCCTAAAGCTGGTATGATTTCGCTCACTCCTTTGTTGACTCATCAGATCTCGGACCGATTGTCTGCGCTATTCCTGAGTCAGACAGAACCAGAGGCTGAAGAGCCAACAGCAGCAGCAGCAGCGGTGGAGGAAAATCAAGTCGAAGCGAAACAGGCCCCTGACTGGGTTCTGCAACTCCCGACTGTGAATGCCGTACTCAACGGGTTGGCAACAATTTTGTTGATCCTCGGTTACAGTTTCATTCGCAAAGGTGAAAAAGAAAAACACAAAAAAACGATGCTCACCGCGTTTGGAACTTCGATTTTGTTTCTGGTTTTCTATCTGCTCTACCACTTTGCGTTACAAAGCTACACAGGTAATGCTTCACGCAAATTTGAAGGGGAAGGCCCGATTAGACCCGTTTATTACTTTATTTTGATTACGCATGTCATTCTGGCAGCATCTGTGCCGCTACTGGCCTGGATCACCATTCGACGTGGACTAAAAAAACAGTGGGAAGCACATCGCCGTATTGCCAAAATCACATTTCCGATCTGGCTATATGTCTCGATTACTGGCGTTATTATCTATTTCATGCTTTACCATTTACCGGGAGCGGCCTGA
- a CDS encoding ABC transporter ATP-binding protein: MPKTVMLSNTLIQETTSASSIGVTEISHRYGDRLALNQLSFEVHPSEIFGLLGPNGGGKTTLFRLLSTLLPLQSGTANIAGLDLATESQRIRNLIGVTFQSPSLDGKLTVQENLKHQAHLYGISGALMRERIENALQHLGLTDRKHDLADSLSGGLKRRVEIAKGLLHAPQVLLLDEPSTGLDPGARHDLWKYLKQLQREDGVTILITTHLMEEAEQCDRLGILHQGELVALGTPDELRASVGGDCLTIHSEYLEELQTKITERFRVVPQIVNHSLRLEHPRGHEFLKELIDAFPQLVTSVSLGKPTLEDVFIHETGHQFWQAEEAV; this comes from the coding sequence ATGCCGAAAACAGTCATGTTGAGTAATACACTAATTCAGGAAACAACATCCGCATCAAGTATCGGTGTTACTGAAATATCACACCGCTACGGTGATCGGCTTGCCCTCAATCAACTCAGCTTTGAAGTGCATCCTTCTGAAATCTTTGGATTGCTGGGGCCAAACGGTGGTGGTAAGACAACGCTCTTTCGCTTGCTCTCCACCTTACTGCCGCTTCAATCTGGTACGGCAAACATCGCAGGTCTCGACCTGGCAACAGAGTCACAACGAATCCGGAATCTCATAGGCGTGACTTTTCAATCTCCCAGTCTGGATGGCAAATTGACCGTTCAGGAAAACTTGAAACACCAGGCGCACCTTTACGGCATTTCCGGTGCATTGATGCGCGAGCGTATTGAAAATGCACTTCAACATTTAGGGCTCACCGATCGCAAGCACGACCTTGCCGACTCATTATCTGGTGGATTGAAACGACGTGTTGAAATCGCCAAAGGCTTATTACATGCACCACAAGTCTTACTACTCGATGAACCAAGCACAGGTCTCGACCCAGGTGCGCGGCACGATCTTTGGAAATACCTGAAACAGTTACAGCGAGAGGATGGCGTGACCATACTCATTACCACGCATTTAATGGAAGAAGCAGAACAATGTGACCGGCTGGGCATCCTGCATCAGGGAGAATTGGTCGCATTGGGAACTCCCGACGAATTGCGTGCCTCAGTCGGAGGTGACTGCTTGACCATCCATTCAGAATATCTCGAAGAACTGCAAACAAAAATCACTGAAAGATTCCGTGTTGTCCCGCAAATCGTGAACCACAGTTTGAGATTAGAACACCCAAGAGGACACGAATTCCTCAAAGAACTGATTGATGCCTTCCCGCAACTCGTGACGTCCGTATCACTCGGAAAGCCGACACTGGAAGACGTCTTCATCCACGAGACCGGACATCAATTCTGGCAGGCGGAGGAGGCTGTATGA
- a CDS encoding cytochrome c oxidase subunit 3, which yields MSHDSHSPQYRMGLPIPHSKLGMWLFLATEIMFFSAFIGAYIVLRAGSPGWPTDAEVTHIRVWAGGLNTFVLILSSYFVVLALEGMKAENFAKARRYLGLTLLLACVFLGIKAYEYSGKFSHDILPGHIPETPRMAITKAMTEMNQVVDGRIIALSDVKPPEKLDPAKPEETAVLPETNGAETKELETPIEELRQLLQTELDSPDTSEKRKKELTALFALDSKFRELNQKALDESITLSEMNEELATLKKDPQYGAFLAPVHHLQPIIYGNLFASVYFLLTGFHALHVVIGMLLFIIVLVQGKRLCEKWSDYVENIGLYWHFVDLVWIFLFPLIYII from the coding sequence ATGAGTCACGATAGTCATTCGCCACAATATCGAATGGGACTTCCCATACCACACTCCAAGTTAGGGATGTGGCTGTTCCTGGCGACAGAAATCATGTTCTTTTCTGCCTTTATTGGAGCCTACATCGTCCTGCGTGCCGGCTCTCCCGGTTGGCCCACCGATGCCGAGGTCACACATATTCGCGTTTGGGCAGGCGGACTGAATACATTCGTCCTGATTTTATCCAGTTATTTTGTGGTACTTGCACTGGAAGGCATGAAAGCGGAAAACTTCGCCAAAGCACGTCGCTACCTCGGACTGACGTTACTACTGGCCTGCGTGTTTCTCGGAATCAAAGCTTACGAGTATTCCGGCAAATTCTCTCATGATATTTTGCCGGGACACATTCCCGAAACACCGCGCATGGCAATCACAAAAGCCATGACAGAAATGAACCAAGTTGTTGATGGTCGCATAATCGCTTTATCTGACGTAAAACCCCCTGAAAAATTGGATCCTGCGAAGCCGGAAGAAACGGCTGTTCTGCCCGAAACGAATGGTGCGGAAACCAAAGAACTAGAGACTCCCATTGAGGAATTGCGACAACTGCTACAAACAGAATTAGATTCACCTGATACTTCTGAAAAACGGAAAAAAGAACTGACCGCTTTATTCGCCCTCGATTCCAAGTTCCGGGAATTAAATCAAAAAGCACTCGATGAATCGATCACATTATCAGAAATGAATGAGGAACTGGCTACCCTCAAGAAAGACCCACAATACGGGGCGTTCCTCGCACCAGTCCATCACCTGCAGCCCATTATTTACGGAAACCTGTTTGCTTCAGTTTATTTTCTGCTCACAGGCTTTCATGCCCTGCATGTCGTCATCGGTATGCTGCTATTTATTATTGTTTTGGTCCAGGGTAAACGTCTCTGTGAGAAGTGGAGTGACTATGTGGAAAACATTGGCCTGTATTGGCATTTTGTTGACCTGGTTTGGATCTTCCTGTTTCCTTTGATCTATATTATTTAG
- a CDS encoding cytochrome C oxidase subunit IV family protein: MSDQQSHSYVKYSSIFIALCICTVLSIIFDIIDLREKNLLGLNGVILLTLIVLAIACAKALFVMIYFMHLKFEGKWKYVLLSPTIILAMGLTIAMTPDIGIHYYTNESPQVDYLKQAERAALESGSADHAENSHVE; the protein is encoded by the coding sequence ATGTCCGATCAACAATCTCACTCTTACGTCAAATATTCCTCAATCTTTATCGCACTTTGTATTTGCACAGTGCTGTCAATCATATTTGATATCATCGATTTGCGGGAAAAAAATCTGCTGGGCTTAAATGGGGTAATCTTACTGACGCTCATCGTCCTGGCAATTGCCTGTGCCAAGGCGCTGTTTGTCATGATTTATTTCATGCACTTAAAATTTGAAGGAAAATGGAAGTATGTTCTGCTAAGCCCCACCATCATATTGGCGATGGGACTGACCATTGCAATGACTCCCGACATTGGCATTCATTATTACACAAATGAATCTCCTCAAGTAGACTATCTCAAACAGGCAGAGCGGGCCGCTTTGGAAAGTGGATCTGCCGATCATGCCGAAAACAGTCATGTTGAGTAA
- the cyoE gene encoding heme o synthase, translating into MSTTQQSYIAVEESKPAAKPVSLARFGDYLELIKPRISTMALISVALGYTLASAHSWSVIPLIHALLGIGFVAVGCNSLNQLLEVKSDALMSRTASRPLPSGRISVSEVLIFGVVAALSGIFYLAIMVNLLTAFLSMLTLVLYVVVYTPLKRYTSFCTTIGAIPGAMPPILGWTAAGGNLNTSSFTIFAIMFLWQFPHFLAIAWLYRHQYHQAGLKMLPTADPARGIVGWMCVIYAILLIPVSLLPQFVSLAGTFYSVVAFIIGIGYLMFSIRFLRDETPKTARELIWFSLIYLPVLLLTLTWDRLQLFN; encoded by the coding sequence ATGTCTACAACACAACAATCTTATATCGCTGTCGAAGAATCAAAACCTGCTGCCAAACCGGTCAGTTTGGCACGATTCGGCGATTATCTCGAATTAATCAAACCCCGTATTTCGACGATGGCTTTGATTTCTGTTGCTTTAGGCTACACGCTGGCCAGCGCACATTCCTGGTCAGTGATCCCGCTGATCCATGCCCTCTTAGGAATTGGTTTTGTTGCCGTTGGGTGTAACTCTCTGAACCAACTGCTTGAAGTCAAGAGCGATGCTCTCATGTCTCGCACAGCCAGTCGGCCATTGCCTTCCGGTCGAATTTCGGTTTCGGAAGTCTTAATTTTTGGCGTCGTGGCTGCTCTGTCGGGCATCTTCTATCTGGCGATCATGGTGAATTTATTGACCGCCTTTTTATCAATGCTGACTCTGGTTTTATATGTTGTCGTTTACACACCACTGAAACGCTACACTTCATTTTGTACAACAATCGGTGCAATTCCCGGAGCTATGCCTCCCATCCTGGGCTGGACGGCCGCGGGAGGAAATTTAAATACGTCATCCTTTACAATCTTTGCCATCATGTTCCTCTGGCAATTTCCTCACTTTCTGGCCATCGCCTGGTTATACCGACATCAATACCACCAGGCCGGACTGAAGATGCTACCAACGGCAGATCCTGCTCGCGGTATTGTAGGCTGGATGTGTGTCATTTATGCAATTCTTTTGATTCCAGTGAGCTTATTGCCCCAATTTGTTTCTCTCGCAGGAACCTTTTATTCAGTGGTCGCTTTCATAATCGGTATTGGCTACTTAATGTTTTCGATTCGATTTTTACGCGATGAAACCCCCAAAACAGCCCGTGAATTAATTTGGTTTTCATTAATTTATCTTCCCGTACTGTTATTAACCCTCACCTGGGATCGCCTGCAACTATTCAATTGA
- a CDS encoding ABC transporter permease, translated as MNQTSSISAAGPAKQFLLPVLTLAQREVVRFLRQRTRVIGALVQPILFWILFGAGLRGSFKPPEWAASGMTYQEYFFPGVTVMILMFTAIFSTISIIEDRKEGFLQGVLVSPVPRTSIVLGKLLGGTILAVLQAVLFILLGPLLKIVGLAPDFQTGVSLATFIPLILFLFLLGFSLTALGFVIAWPMESTQGFHAIMSVFLMPMWLLSGSFFPAGDSGWLSWIIRANPLTYGVTGLRRILTPEPGLSSTPGNPSMIICLTVTSMMCIIYIALAIWMTQKRSTRNAR; from the coding sequence ATGAACCAGACCTCCTCTATATCGGCGGCCGGACCTGCAAAACAGTTTTTGTTACCAGTCCTGACACTCGCCCAACGAGAAGTTGTTCGATTCCTACGTCAACGAACTCGCGTGATCGGTGCATTAGTCCAACCGATTTTGTTCTGGATTCTATTTGGAGCCGGCCTGCGAGGTTCATTCAAACCACCAGAATGGGCGGCGTCAGGCATGACCTACCAGGAATACTTCTTCCCTGGTGTGACTGTCATGATTTTGATGTTCACTGCCATTTTCTCTACAATCTCGATCATCGAGGATCGGAAAGAGGGATTCCTGCAAGGAGTATTGGTCTCTCCTGTACCTCGTACTTCCATTGTTCTGGGAAAGCTGCTCGGCGGCACAATCCTGGCGGTTTTACAAGCTGTCCTGTTTATTTTGCTCGGGCCTCTATTAAAAATTGTAGGGCTCGCCCCTGATTTTCAAACGGGTGTTTCGCTAGCCACTTTCATACCACTGATCCTGTTTCTGTTTCTGCTTGGCTTCAGCCTGACAGCTCTCGGCTTTGTCATTGCCTGGCCCATGGAATCCACACAAGGCTTTCATGCGATCATGTCAGTTTTTCTGATGCCGATGTGGTTACTCTCCGGCTCTTTTTTCCCGGCGGGAGATTCGGGATGGCTCTCGTGGATCATTCGAGCTAACCCGTTAACCTATGGGGTGACCGGATTGCGCCGCATATTAACTCCCGAGCCAGGTCTGTCCAGCACACCGGGAAATCCTTCGATGATAATCTGCCTGACCGTCACAAGCATGATGTGTATAATTTATATAGCTCTTGCCATCTGGATGACACAAAAACGATCAACCAGAAATGCCCGTTAA
- a CDS encoding COX15/CtaA family protein, whose product MNKQQYHPWLFKIALATTIATLPLMIVGGHVTTEGYGMAFPDWPTSDGENMLTYSWLHEASDKFYEHGHRLLGMLVGFLSIALVIIAFKVEEKKWIRNTCLLVLACVIIQGVLGGTRVTENSKALAMAHGIFGACVFTLMAFLTMVTGKRWIEISNDPPQLTPGYGRRLAITVPLVVLFQYFLGGCLRHFNVGLHPHMSFAFVALIFVIIEFRSARKSGIKWLKRPAMGMLHIGIFQILLGFAAWITKFGLPAAGFVATAGSWEQSLSRTAHLITGILFLMTTILYSVRVFRLHQLNKNNIIDAGQNLSPTDTLPNAEGNA is encoded by the coding sequence ATGAACAAACAACAATATCATCCCTGGCTTTTCAAAATCGCATTGGCAACCACCATCGCCACGTTGCCCCTGATGATTGTTGGTGGTCACGTTACCACAGAAGGCTACGGCATGGCGTTTCCCGATTGGCCGACTTCTGATGGAGAGAACATGCTGACCTACTCCTGGTTGCATGAAGCCTCAGATAAGTTTTATGAACACGGACACCGTTTACTGGGGATGCTCGTCGGATTCTTATCAATTGCCCTGGTCATCATCGCCTTCAAAGTCGAAGAGAAAAAATGGATCCGAAATACCTGCCTCCTGGTCCTGGCATGTGTCATCATCCAAGGAGTTCTGGGAGGTACGCGGGTCACTGAAAACAGCAAAGCATTAGCTATGGCGCATGGGATCTTTGGTGCCTGTGTGTTTACTCTGATGGCATTTTTAACGATGGTCACGGGGAAACGCTGGATCGAAATCAGTAACGATCCCCCCCAATTAACACCCGGTTATGGACGTCGTTTGGCGATTACCGTTCCCTTAGTGGTCCTCTTCCAATACTTCCTGGGGGGCTGTCTCAGGCACTTTAACGTCGGACTACATCCTCACATGAGCTTTGCTTTTGTGGCGTTAATTTTTGTGATCATAGAATTTCGCAGCGCACGTAAATCCGGGATTAAATGGCTGAAGCGTCCCGCGATGGGCATGCTGCATATTGGCATCTTCCAGATTCTCCTGGGGTTCGCTGCCTGGATTACAAAATTTGGTCTTCCAGCAGCAGGATTTGTCGCAACTGCGGGTTCATGGGAACAATCTCTTTCACGCACCGCGCACCTGATTACCGGAATTCTGTTCCTGATGACGACTATTTTATACTCAGTCAGGGTGTTTCGACTTCACCAATTGAATAAAAACAATATCATAGACGCGGGACAAAATCTGTCACCGACTGATACTTTACCGAATGCTGAAGGTAACGCTTGA